In the genome of Pyrobaculum islandicum DSM 4184, the window AAAACTCTGCGACTGCCTTTGCGGATCTACATTGCTGTTCAAATCTTACAAATAGCGTTTTAAGACCGCGTAGCGTGAGAAATGCCTCAAACGGCTGCATAATGCCGCCAAGCATAGCTCTCCAGACCCACAACTCCTCAAGTAGCTCTCGTTTAGATACCACAGCCACACCGCCTATTACATCGTTATGGCCAGCGATATATTTAGACGTAGAATGTACAACAAAGTCCGCGCCGTGAGATATAGGCTGTATTAATACAGGCGTTGCAAAAGTGTTGTCAACAACTACGGTAGCCCCCAGATCTTTTGCTGCTTTAATAACTTCTGGAGTGTCTAAAACTCTCAACGTAGGATTTGTAATTGTTTCAAAAAATACAACATTCGGTCTGCTCTCCTTTAGAAATTCAATATATACGTCTGTGCTTGGATACGCCTTTTGCATCTTTACGCCAAATTTACTTAGAGAACTTAAAAGCCGTAATGTCGCGCCGTAGGCCTCCATCGTTACTAATATTTTTGCGTCTGAACGCAGTAGAGATAAAAACACAGAAGATAGGGCAGCCATGCCGCTATTAAAAGCAAGTGAGTCTACGCCTCCTTCAAGAGAAGCTAAAGCCTCTTCAAGAGGACGTAGAGTGGGATTTTCTTCTCTGCTATATTTGAGGTCAAATCCCCTGTCTGACTTCTGGGCCTCTCCCTCCATTCTAAATAATGCAGTCTGATAAATAGG includes:
- a CDS encoding cystathionine gamma-synthase family protein translates to MRRATIAVRGYRNSDPYGSLQPPIYQTALFRMEGEAQKSDRGFDLKYSREENPTLRPLEEALASLEGGVDSLAFNSGMAALSSVFLSLLRSDAKILVTMEAYGATLRLLSSLSKFGVKMQKAYPSTDVYIEFLKESRPNVVFFETITNPTLRVLDTPEVIKAAKDLGATVVVDNTFATPVLIQPISHGADFVVHSTSKYIAGHNDVIGGVAVVSKRELLEELWVWRAMLGGIMQPFEAFLTLRGLKTLFVRFEQQCRSAKAVAEFLSEHSKVSEVIYPGLSSHPDHAIAKKLFGDKFGAVVSFRVKGGKETVIKFFKSLRLITPGPSLGGVESIATYPVASAASPIPEEDRKILGITEDLVRLSVGLEDVNDIINDLAQALENVIP